The sequence ATTTATAAATTCAATTCCTACCAAAGCTAACATCCACAATACGCCTATTCATCACTCTTTTACTTCATATCACAGCTACACTTCGTATCTTCCACTCTCTATTTGACCATTCTAGTTTTCAATACAAATATATAAAAAAGTTTGTATTTTACCTTTTAACATATTCATATAAGTATTATGCTTTTAAAATTATCTTTTTAAAATGAAAGTCGTATTTGTTTTTTGAAAACTTACAAGTAAGTTTTCAAAATTAAAAGTTTTATAAGATTGTAGATTTTAAGCCAAAAGCTCTTTTGCGATCATGCTTATGCGTTTTGCCTCAGCACTCGCTCCAATCTCATCTTTTGCCATTTTCATTACAGCGCCTAAATTTTTACCAACTCTTTCAATGATCTTTTTTATTTTCTCTTTAAGCTCTTCATCGCTTAGTTGCGCTGGCAAATATGCCTTAATAAGCTCAATCTCGCCCTGCTCTTTTTTAGCCAAATCCTCTCTAGCACCTTTTATATAAAGCTCAACCGAGTCAGCCCTCTTTTTGATCTCCTTTTGAAGTAGTGGAAGTACCACTTCATCAGTCATTTCGATCCTTTGATCGACTTCAACTTGCTTAAGTGCTGCATTTAGCGTTCTTAAAGTATCTCTTTTAAACTCATCTTTTGCCTTCATAGCCTCTTTTATATCAGCTAAAATTTGCTCTCTTATACTCATTTTCTCTCCTTTAAATTTTTGAAATATTAACTAAAAATTTGTGATAATTTCTTGAAATTTTCCTTGCAGATAAGCCACCCCAACACCCTCTCTAAGCCCATCGTCAATAACTAAAAATTTTGCTTCTTGCCCGATTAAAAGCTCCTCTAAAAGCAGCGTTCCAGCGATGAGCGGATACTTTCTGTTTCTTCCAACCGCCACATTAGCGCTCTTATCGTCCATCTTTAAAAGCTCATCCACAAACCAAGCAAGATCATCATCTCTAAGCTCAAATCCGCTTACTTTTTTTGGATCATAGTTCTCGTAGTTAAGTCCTAGTCGTAGCGCTGCGATAGTAGTTGGTACGCCAGAAGTCAGCACGATAAATTTATTTTTTAAGCTATTTAAAAATTCTCTTGCATCTTTTGTATAAAATTTTGCATTTTCTTGCATTAAATCAAGTGTTTTAAATTTTTCAAAAAATGTAATAATGCCAAATTTAAAACTCATAAAATTTTCATCTTCACCGATCTCTGAGCTTGCTCCACCGATGTCAATAACACTAAAATTTTCACTGATTCCAAGCTTTTTAAAAGCATTTTGAACACCCAAAAATGTAAGCTTTGCTTCTGCTTTACCACTTATTAGGTGAAAATTTATACCAAATTTCTCTCGTATCTCACTAAAAATTTCCTCGCTATTTGACGCTACCCTAAAAGCCTCAGTTGCGACTGCTACGCATTTAAATTTATCAAAGTCAAATTTACTTTTAGCCTCCGATATCGCTTCAAAGAGCCTATTTTTAGACTCATCTGCTATCTTGCCACTTTCATTTAAGCCCCTTGCAGCTCCAACTATCTTTTCATAATTTTGCTCATTACTAAAGCCATTTTGTTCTTTTTTGACAAGCGCTACGCGAAATGTGTTTGAGCCAAGATCTATCGCTATAACCAAAATTTATCCTTAAAATTTTTTGTAGATTCTAACATATGATAATTTAGTATCATTTAAAGTTGAAAAATTCTAAAAACTTTAATATTTTTCAAGATATAATCCCTATCAAAAACCTTATAAGGGGGCTTGATTGCTTCGAGATAACTTATTGGCATTTGTTATTTTTGCAATTTGTAGCGTTGGATTTTTCGTTTGGGGCTATCAATACATCCCGACAAATAACTACTTTTTATTTTTAATCGCTGGCATGTTTGGTCTTTTTATGGCCTTTAATATCGGTGGAAATGACGTTGCAAACAGCTTTGGCACAAGTGTTGGCGCTAAGACTCTTACGCTTAAGCAAGCTCTCATCATCGCAGCCATTTTTGAGCTTAGTGGTGCGATATTTGCAGGATCAGAGGTTACAAATACGATTAGAAACGAGATCGTAAAATTTCCAAGCGATCTAAACCCGATGAAATTTGTCATCATCATGATCTCAGCCCTTCTTAGCTCTGGGCTTTGGCTCTTTTATGCGTCTAAAAAAGGTCTACCAGTCTCGACCACTCACTCGATCGTTGGTGGCATCGTTGGTGCAGGACTTGCTATGGGTTTTATGATAAAAGATCCAGAACCATTTAGCATGGTCTCATGGAGTGAGATCGGTAGAATTGCCGTAAGTTGGGTCATTTCGCCACTGCTTGGCGGCGTGATGTCTTACGTTATATTTGGCTACGTAAAAAGCAAGATTATAGAACCAACACATGAACTTAAAATGAATCTAAAAGCGCTAAAGGCTGAGAGAAAAGCATATAAAGAAAGCTTCATAAAAGCACTAAAAACAAAGCCGGCTGAGGAGCAGATAGCTACTCTTTCAAAGATCGCAGTTATCGATGAGGACGAGATCGAAACCACTGAATACAGCGAGTATCGCTCAAAAATCCGCATTATGAAAGATAGTGAAAAAGAGATAGATACCTTTAAAGCGATGAAAAAGCATATCCCGATCATCGCTGGATTTGCCGCGATGGTGATCTCGTCGATGATGCTTTTTAAAGGGCTGGAGCATATAAATTTAGCCTTTAGTATCATCCAAACCATCTGGATCATCTTCGTCATCGGAGCTCTAGCATATCTTGCAAGCCTTGCTATTATAAACGTCATGAGCAAAAACGATAGCGAAAAGAGTATCAATAGAATTTTCTCATGGTTTCAAATTTTTACCGCTTCATCTTTTGCATTTTCACATGGTGCAAACGATATCGCAAACGCAGTTGGACCATTTGCAGCCGTACTTGACGTGCTAAAAACTGGCTCTATAAATGAAAGCTCACCCATACCAAGCATCGCAATGGTAACCTTTGGAATTTCGCTTGTCGTTGGACTTTGGTTTTTAGGCAAAGAGGTGATCACTACTATCGGCTCAAAACTAGCTGAAATTTTACCTACGACCGGCTTTAGCGCTGAGCTTGCCTCAAGTATCGTCATACTTCTAGCCACAAAGCTTGGCATACCAGTTAGCTCGACTCATATCCTAATAGGCGCAGTTTTAGGCATCGGCATCGTAAATAAAAATGCAAACTGGAAAATGGTAAGACCAATCATTCTTGCTTGGCTCATCACGCTTCCAGCAGCTGCTATCTCATCAGCTATATTTTATTTTGCCCTTGCTAAATTACTAGGCGTTTAGTCATATTTTTAAATAGCTAAACCGCCCTATTTTTTAGATATTTTTTGTATAAATTTTATATGAGAGCTTGGCAAGTTGATCCAACCTGCCAAGTAAATTTGAAGTTATTTTTTCTTAATGATGATCTTCTCACCATCGCTATCAATGGTGATCTCATCGCCACTTTCAAGCTCATCTTTTAAGATCATATCAGCGATCTTATCTTCAACTAGCTCATAAAGCGCTCTTCTAAGAGGCCTTGCGCCATAAACTATGTCAAAGCCAGCTTTTGCGATAAATTTCTTAGCCTCTTCGCTTAAAACTGCCTTGATACCACGGTTATGAAGAGTCTTTTCAAGCTCTTTAAACATGATCTCAACGATAGAGATTAGTCCTTGTTCATTTAGAGGATTAAATATGATAGTATCATCAAGACGGTTTAAAAATTCTGGTTTAAAGTAGTTTTTAAGCTCGTTTTTAACAGCAGCGTCACGATCTTCGCCCTTTAGCTCCATGATGAAATTTGAAGCAATGTTTGAAGTTAAAATGATGATAGTGTTTTTAAAATCAACCGTTACACCTTTATTATCAGTCGCACGTCCGTCATCTAAAATTCCCAAAAGTATGTTAAACACATCTTTATGGGCCTTTTCAACCTCGTCAAAAAGGATGACTGAGTAAGGTCTTCTGCGAACTGCCTCTGTTAGCTGACCGCCCTCATCGTAGCCCACATATCCTGGAGGCGCACCAAGAAGCCTGCTCACGCTATGTTTTTCCATATATTCGCTCATATCAAAGCGGATAAGCGCCTTCTCATCATCAAATAAAAATTTAGCCAAAGCTTTAGCAGACTGGGTTTTACCAACGCCTGTTGGTCCAAGAAATAAAAACGAACCAATAGGCCTTTGACCTTCATTTAGTCCTGCTTTGTTTCTTTTAACAGCACGTGCGAGTGCGTGTAGTGCGTCATCTTGACCGACAACGCTCTCTCTTAGGTGTTCCTCAATGCGGAGATATTTCTCTTTTTCACTTGTTAGCATCTTCTTAACTGAAATTCCAGTCCATTTGCTCAAAATTTCAGCTACAAGCTCTTCATCGACTTGATTTTTAAGAAGCACGCCCTCTTTTTTCATGCTCTCCCATTTTTCTTCAAGCTCGTGTTTGTGCTTTTTAGCGTCAGCTATCTTGCCGTATTCTATCTCGGCAGCCTTTTGAAGATCGCCATTTCTTTTTGCTATTTCAGCTTGTGATTTTAAGCTATCTATCTCTTTTGTGGCTTTTGAAATTCCGCCAAAAACAGCCTTTTCATTTTCAAATTTTGTATCAAGTGCTAGCTTTTTCTCATTTAGATCAGCTATCTCTTTTTCGATCTCGCCAAGTCTTTCTTTATTTTTATCCGCATCCTCCATCTTTAGAGCTTCTTTTTCTACTTGAAGCGTTACGATCTCGCGTTTTATCTTTGAAAGCTCGTATGGCTCGCTTTCTATTTGCATCTTAAGTTCAGCTGCGGCTTCGTCAATAAGGTCTATCGCCTTATCTGGCAAGAAGCGGTTTGCGATGTAGCGGTCACTTAGTCTTGCAGCGGCAACTAGCGCACTATCTGTTATCGTGATGCCGTGATGAACTTCAAGACGCTCTTTTATACCACGTAAAATTTGAAGTGCCTCATTTACGCTTGGCTCTTTAACATCTATCGGCTGAAAACGTCTTTGAAGCGCCGCATCTTTTTCAAAGTATTTTCTATACTCTTTTAATGTCG comes from Campylobacter concisus and encodes:
- a CDS encoding ATP-dependent Clp protease ATP-binding subunit, with protein sequence MADITENLTAQMQETLEKGISLAIFSKNPQVVPLHIFWALLADSNSILNQVFNKMNVSKDAVELEVKSKISSLPSSSNVTKDNVSVSRELINSLENAKALMVSMGDSYIAVDTWIISSLELSEIKQILSKFCDILEIKKNLESIRGGKKIDSQTSDDTLDSLEKFGIDLTQKALNKELDPVIGRDEEITRMMQILIRKSKNNPILLGEPGVGKTAIVEGLAQKIVARDVPTSLANKRVIALDMSAVVAGAKYRGEFEDRLKAVIDEVKKAGNIILFIDEIHTIVGAGASEGGMDAANILKPALARGELHAVGATTLKEYRKYFEKDAALQRRFQPIDVKEPSVNEALQILRGIKERLEVHHGITITDSALVAAARLSDRYIANRFLPDKAIDLIDEAAAELKMQIESEPYELSKIKREIVTLQVEKEALKMEDADKNKERLGEIEKEIADLNEKKLALDTKFENEKAVFGGISKATKEIDSLKSQAEIAKRNGDLQKAAEIEYGKIADAKKHKHELEEKWESMKKEGVLLKNQVDEELVAEILSKWTGISVKKMLTSEKEKYLRIEEHLRESVVGQDDALHALARAVKRNKAGLNEGQRPIGSFLFLGPTGVGKTQSAKALAKFLFDDEKALIRFDMSEYMEKHSVSRLLGAPPGYVGYDEGGQLTEAVRRRPYSVILFDEVEKAHKDVFNILLGILDDGRATDNKGVTVDFKNTIIILTSNIASNFIMELKGEDRDAAVKNELKNYFKPEFLNRLDDTIIFNPLNEQGLISIVEIMFKELEKTLHNRGIKAVLSEEAKKFIAKAGFDIVYGARPLRRALYELVEDKIADMILKDELESGDEITIDSDGEKIIIKKK
- a CDS encoding disulfide bond formation protein DsbA, yielding MVIAIDLGSNTFRVALVKKEQNGFSNEQNYEKIVGAARGLNESGKIADESKNRLFEAISEAKSKFDFDKFKCVAVATEAFRVASNSEEIFSEIREKFGINFHLISGKAEAKLTFLGVQNAFKKLGISENFSVIDIGGASSEIGEDENFMSFKFGIITFFEKFKTLDLMQENAKFYTKDAREFLNSLKNKFIVLTSGVPTTIAALRLGLNYENYDPKKVSGFELRDDDLAWFVDELLKMDDKSANVAVGRNRKYPLIAGTLLLEELLIGQEAKFLVIDDGLREGVGVAYLQGKFQEIITNF
- a CDS encoding inorganic phosphate transporter, with amino-acid sequence MLRDNLLAFVIFAICSVGFFVWGYQYIPTNNYFLFLIAGMFGLFMAFNIGGNDVANSFGTSVGAKTLTLKQALIIAAIFELSGAIFAGSEVTNTIRNEIVKFPSDLNPMKFVIIMISALLSSGLWLFYASKKGLPVSTTHSIVGGIVGAGLAMGFMIKDPEPFSMVSWSEIGRIAVSWVISPLLGGVMSYVIFGYVKSKIIEPTHELKMNLKALKAERKAYKESFIKALKTKPAEEQIATLSKIAVIDEDEIETTEYSEYRSKIRIMKDSEKEIDTFKAMKKHIPIIAGFAAMVISSMMLFKGLEHINLAFSIIQTIWIIFVIGALAYLASLAIINVMSKNDSEKSINRIFSWFQIFTASSFAFSHGANDIANAVGPFAAVLDVLKTGSINESSPIPSIAMVTFGISLVVGLWFLGKEVITTIGSKLAEILPTTGFSAELASSIVILLATKLGIPVSSTHILIGAVLGIGIVNKNANWKMVRPIILAWLITLPAAAISSAIFYFALAKLLGV
- a CDS encoding GatB/YqeY domain-containing protein; translated protein: MSIREQILADIKEAMKAKDEFKRDTLRTLNAALKQVEVDQRIEMTDEVVLPLLQKEIKKRADSVELYIKGAREDLAKKEQGEIELIKAYLPAQLSDEELKEKIKKIIERVGKNLGAVMKMAKDEIGASAEAKRISMIAKELLA